A region from the Bradyrhizobium sp. CCBAU 53340 genome encodes:
- a CDS encoding TRAP transporter large permease subunit has protein sequence MTEQVCDVPASGHSHALSRFGLGAIAEIMVAIALALQLAITLLSVLIREVTPFSILSVDETAKLSLSVIAFMGGAIAYRRAEHASIEVITKRLTPHWRQVLGCVVDLGVLVTAISILRGSASLFMVRLDEHLPITGWPTATLVVPLGLGLLLIALTAAERLLAKRGRPLLVALAAATVLAGCLFADASLFTQTFSSRYSLVALLIVLFAMIGIGMPIGFALMAGSLIYLLANDIPLVAIAQSMIDANSNFILLALPFFILAGGIMDQGGISVRFVRFAMSLVGHFRGGLLQVVVITTYLVSGISGSKAADVVAVGSVMRRELERTGYKPQESAAALAASAAMSETIPPSIAMLILGTVTPVSIGTLFVAGLIPAAVIAVMLMLLIYVSARNSGLSANPKATAGERARAGTDALLPLGMPVIMILGIKFGFATPTEVSSIAVLYGLVLASVFYRALTLRACARILIEAGRLTGMVLFIVAAAGAFGWVLTAAGLNAHLSQVVALLGNSKLLFLLGSIALIIIVGALLEGLPAIIILAPVLMPIANQLGIDSIHYAMVIILSIGVGVFMPPVGIGFYIACAVVRADIDQASRSMVPYLVVLCLGVLLIAYVPWFTHALPNLIGK, from the coding sequence ATGACCGAGCAGGTCTGTGATGTTCCGGCTTCAGGGCACAGCCACGCTCTGTCGCGCTTTGGTCTCGGTGCCATCGCCGAGATCATGGTGGCGATCGCGCTGGCGTTGCAGCTGGCCATCACGCTGCTCTCCGTGCTGATTCGCGAGGTGACGCCGTTCTCCATCCTGTCGGTGGACGAAACCGCAAAATTGTCGCTGAGCGTGATTGCCTTCATGGGCGGCGCCATCGCCTATCGGCGCGCCGAACATGCCTCGATCGAGGTCATCACAAAGCGTTTGACCCCGCACTGGCGACAGGTCCTGGGCTGCGTGGTCGACCTTGGGGTGCTGGTGACGGCGATATCCATCCTCCGGGGCAGCGCCTCGCTGTTCATGGTCCGTCTCGACGAGCATCTGCCGATCACGGGTTGGCCGACCGCCACCCTGGTCGTGCCGCTCGGGCTCGGGCTGCTGCTGATCGCCCTGACCGCCGCCGAGCGGCTCTTGGCAAAGCGCGGGCGACCGCTCCTGGTCGCGCTTGCCGCCGCTACCGTGCTTGCCGGCTGCCTGTTCGCCGATGCCAGCCTCTTCACACAGACTTTCAGCTCGCGATATTCGCTGGTGGCGCTCTTGATCGTGCTGTTCGCCATGATCGGCATCGGCATGCCGATCGGCTTCGCACTGATGGCGGGCTCGCTGATCTACCTCCTGGCCAACGACATTCCACTGGTCGCGATCGCGCAGAGCATGATCGACGCCAACAGCAACTTCATCCTGCTGGCGTTACCGTTCTTCATCCTCGCCGGCGGTATCATGGATCAGGGCGGAATCAGCGTGCGCTTCGTGCGCTTTGCGATGTCGCTGGTCGGCCATTTCCGTGGCGGTCTGCTCCAGGTGGTGGTGATCACGACCTATCTCGTGTCGGGTATCTCCGGATCGAAAGCGGCCGACGTGGTCGCCGTAGGATCCGTCATGCGGCGAGAGCTTGAAAGAACGGGCTACAAGCCCCAGGAATCCGCCGCGGCGCTGGCGGCATCGGCCGCAATGTCCGAGACGATCCCGCCGAGCATCGCGATGCTGATCCTCGGAACGGTGACACCGGTTTCGATCGGCACGCTGTTCGTCGCCGGTCTGATACCCGCGGCAGTGATTGCCGTGATGCTCATGCTGCTGATCTATGTTTCCGCCCGCAACAGCGGTTTGTCCGCCAATCCCAAAGCGACCGCCGGAGAGCGAGCCAGGGCCGGCACGGACGCGTTGCTGCCGCTCGGCATGCCGGTCATCATGATCCTCGGCATCAAGTTCGGCTTCGCCACACCGACCGAAGTGTCCTCGATCGCCGTGCTGTATGGGCTTGTCCTCGCATCCGTGTTCTATCGCGCGCTCACGCTCAGGGCATGCGCCAGAATCCTGATTGAAGCCGGACGGCTGACAGGGATGGTTCTGTTCATCGTCGCGGCCGCGGGCGCATTCGGCTGGGTGTTGACCGCCGCCGGGCTGAACGCGCATCTGAGCCAGGTCGTCGCGCTGCTCGGCAACAGCAAGTTGCTGTTTCTCCTGGGTTCGATCGCCCTGATCATCATCGTCGGGGCCTTGCTGGAGGGGTTGCCGGCGATCATCATCCTCGCACCCGTCCTGATGCCGATCGCCAATCAACTCGGCATCGATTCCATTCATTATGCGATGGTAATCATCCTGTCGATCGGCGTAGGCGTCTTCATGCCGCCTGTCGGCATCGGCTTCTATATCGCTTGCGCTGTCGTACGCGCGGACATCGACCAGGCGTCGCGATCGATGGTGCCGTACCTCGTTGTGCTCTGTCTCGGCGTGCTGCTCATCGCCTATGTCCCCTGGTTTACGCACGCGCTGCCAAATCTGATCGGGAAGTGA
- a CDS encoding SMP-30/gluconolactonase/LRE family protein has translation MYAAPPSVEARVFTAIPEHLFKSGQRSEWAEVQFHGAPTPTFLEGPSFDRNDDLWVVDIPWGRLLRITPNGEVSVGAEYDGEPNGLKFHRDGRGFITDHKQGIMVFDPATGRVEPFLERSLLQRFKGVNDLVFASNGDMYFTDQGQTGLHDPSGRLYRLRPSGQLDCVLDRIPSPNGLVLNKAETMLFLAVTRANAIWRVPLMRDGTASKVGTFIQLSGGGGPDGLAIDEDDNIAICHVGLGATWLFSALGEPMLRIKSPKGLLTTNCAYGGPDRRTLFITESKSGTILAAEMPVAGRPMYSHAA, from the coding sequence ATGTATGCAGCACCGCCAAGCGTGGAGGCGCGCGTCTTCACTGCAATCCCCGAGCATCTGTTCAAGAGCGGCCAGCGCTCGGAATGGGCTGAGGTGCAGTTTCACGGCGCACCGACGCCGACCTTTCTCGAAGGCCCATCCTTTGACCGCAATGACGATCTCTGGGTCGTCGACATTCCTTGGGGCCGCCTGTTGCGCATCACGCCGAACGGTGAGGTCAGTGTTGGCGCGGAGTACGACGGTGAGCCGAACGGCCTGAAGTTTCACAGGGACGGGCGCGGCTTCATCACCGACCACAAGCAGGGCATCATGGTGTTCGACCCGGCCACGGGTCGCGTCGAGCCCTTCCTGGAGCGCTCGCTGTTGCAGCGATTCAAGGGCGTCAATGATCTCGTGTTCGCCTCGAACGGCGACATGTACTTCACCGATCAGGGGCAGACCGGATTGCATGATCCGAGCGGCCGCCTCTATCGATTGCGACCCAGTGGCCAGCTCGATTGCGTGCTCGACCGGATTCCGAGCCCGAATGGCCTCGTGCTCAACAAGGCCGAGACGATGCTGTTTCTGGCGGTGACGCGCGCCAATGCGATCTGGCGGGTGCCGCTGATGCGCGACGGCACCGCAAGCAAGGTTGGCACCTTCATCCAGCTTTCCGGAGGTGGCGGCCCCGATGGCCTTGCGATCGACGAGGACGACAATATCGCGATCTGTCACGTCGGCCTCGGCGCCACCTGGCTGTTCAGCGCGCTCGGAGAACCGATGCTGCGCATCAAGTCTCCGAAGGGACTTCTCACCACCAATTGCGCCTATGGCGGTCCGGATCGGCGGACACTCTTCATCACGGAATCGAAGAGCGGTACGATCCTCGCAGCGGAAATGCCGGTGGCGGGACGGCCGATGTACTCCCACGCTGCGTGA
- a CDS encoding NtaA/DmoA family FMN-dependent monooxygenase (This protein belongs to a clade of FMN-dependent monooxygenases, within a broader family of flavin-dependent oxidoreductases, the luciferase-like monooxygenase (LMM) family, some of whose members use coenzyme F420 rather than FMN.), with the protein MRGGMHLIGFLINSPINHTILSWSDPADQRLEAMGSLKRWQRLAQTYERGLFDGLFFADTPGVFDRYKERSDEAVRYGVCWPPHDPVVLLSALAAATDRLGLAVTLSISANHPYQAVRSLSTLDYMSGGRVGWNIVTGHLRGEYRALGLNQLDHDQRYDRADEYMEVCRALWSGVREGAVQADRTTGVYADPAKVDIINHEGEYFRCHTVPPALPSRQGHPVLFQAGSSGRGQRFAQKHADVVFSIQPHLGGMKTFMQELGAASGSAAAPKVTFGVQPILGSSEAEARRRLDEFAARIPLEAALSRLSGSLGVDFSQVELDLPLEEQKTQASQGLMKAMSASFENRRFTLREAAVRWGLAVGMPQLIGTPEQVADQLETIWRETGCHGFNITPTTTPSSVEEFVDQVIPILQKRGVFRTAYEGETFRENLLN; encoded by the coding sequence ATGCGTGGCGGCATGCACTTGATCGGGTTTCTGATCAACTCGCCTATCAATCACACGATCCTGAGCTGGTCGGATCCCGCCGATCAGCGTCTCGAGGCGATGGGAAGCCTGAAGCGCTGGCAGAGGCTTGCGCAGACCTATGAGCGCGGCCTGTTCGATGGGCTGTTCTTCGCGGATACGCCGGGTGTGTTCGACCGCTACAAGGAGCGTTCCGACGAGGCGGTGCGCTACGGCGTGTGCTGGCCGCCGCACGATCCGGTCGTTCTGCTGAGTGCACTCGCCGCCGCCACCGATCGGCTCGGCCTTGCGGTGACGCTCTCCATTTCGGCCAATCATCCCTATCAGGCGGTCCGCTCGCTCTCGACGCTCGACTATATGAGCGGCGGTCGGGTCGGCTGGAACATCGTCACTGGCCATCTGCGCGGCGAGTACCGTGCACTCGGTCTCAATCAACTCGATCACGACCAGCGCTACGATCGCGCCGATGAATATATGGAAGTCTGTCGTGCGCTCTGGAGCGGGGTGCGCGAGGGCGCGGTCCAGGCCGACAGGACGACAGGCGTCTATGCTGATCCGGCCAAGGTGGACATCATCAATCACGAGGGCGAGTATTTCCGCTGCCATACGGTGCCGCCGGCTTTGCCGTCGCGGCAGGGCCATCCGGTGCTGTTCCAGGCCGGATCCTCCGGCCGCGGCCAGCGCTTCGCGCAGAAGCACGCCGACGTGGTGTTCTCCATTCAACCGCATCTGGGCGGCATGAAAACCTTCATGCAGGAGCTCGGCGCAGCATCGGGGAGCGCGGCCGCGCCCAAGGTGACGTTCGGCGTGCAGCCGATTCTCGGAAGCTCCGAGGCGGAGGCGAGGCGCCGGCTCGACGAATTCGCCGCGCGCATTCCGCTTGAGGCCGCGCTGAGCCGCTTGTCCGGTTCGCTCGGGGTGGATTTCAGCCAAGTCGAGCTCGATCTGCCGCTCGAGGAGCAGAAGACGCAGGCATCGCAGGGTCTGATGAAGGCCATGTCGGCCTCGTTCGAGAATCGCCGCTTCACGCTGCGCGAGGCGGCGGTACGCTGGGGCCTTGCGGTCGGCATGCCGCAACTGATCGGAACACCGGAGCAGGTTGCCGATCAGCTCGAGACGATCTGGCGGGAGACCGGGTGCCACGGTTTCAATATCACGCCGACGACCACGCCCTCCAGCGTCGAGGAATTCGTTGACCAGGTGATCCCAATTCTGCAGAAACGAGGTGTGTTCCGCACCGCATATGAGGGCGAGACGTTCCGCGAAAATTTGCTGAACTGA
- a CDS encoding TRAP transporter substrate-binding protein, which yields MNHTRRAFVKTTLLAGIGAPALGLFAPNIARGQGAVTLKFAHPDSNLHPNHKMAEAFAGRVGERTNGAVKIDIFAGGQLGSSVSIATGVATGTVDLVYHTAGFLSSIFPMMQVLDLPFLFRDARSGERVTDGEIGQMIFASLAPKNVYGLAWSTNGWRVVETTRKVVRAPDDLSGMKFRIQQSPVFVAMAKAFNAQPVSLDVSEMYLALTQNTIDGYEFPLLSVVATKLHEVTKFVSETNHTYNAMALLGSKFKLDKLDPTHLKVLREEALRFGNDTRKSIVEASAAAKKTCQDAGIQFNPVDYAPFRQKVEPVFAQFRTSMGEQLIDKLLKAAEG from the coding sequence ATGAATCACACTCGGAGAGCGTTCGTGAAGACGACGCTGCTCGCGGGCATCGGCGCGCCGGCCCTTGGTCTTTTCGCGCCGAACATCGCGCGGGGGCAGGGGGCGGTCACCCTGAAATTCGCTCATCCCGACAGCAACCTCCATCCCAACCACAAGATGGCGGAAGCCTTTGCGGGCCGGGTAGGCGAACGCACCAATGGCGCTGTCAAGATCGATATCTTCGCCGGCGGACAGCTTGGCTCCAGTGTCAGCATCGCGACCGGCGTTGCGACCGGGACGGTCGATCTCGTGTACCACACCGCGGGATTCCTCTCCTCCATCTTCCCAATGATGCAGGTGCTCGATCTGCCGTTCCTGTTCCGCGACGCGCGCAGCGGCGAAAGGGTGACCGATGGCGAGATCGGCCAGATGATCTTCGCCAGCCTCGCGCCGAAGAATGTCTATGGCCTGGCCTGGAGCACCAATGGCTGGCGGGTGGTGGAGACCACCAGAAAGGTCGTGCGAGCTCCCGACGACCTTTCCGGGATGAAGTTCAGGATCCAGCAAAGCCCGGTCTTCGTCGCGATGGCCAAGGCATTCAACGCCCAGCCCGTGTCGCTCGACGTTTCCGAGATGTATCTGGCGCTGACGCAGAACACGATCGACGGCTACGAATTCCCGCTGCTCTCCGTCGTCGCGACCAAGCTGCACGAGGTGACGAAATTCGTTTCCGAAACCAATCACACCTACAACGCGATGGCGCTGCTCGGCTCGAAGTTCAAGCTCGACAAGCTCGATCCGACGCACCTGAAGGTCCTGCGTGAGGAAGCGCTGCGGTTCGGCAACGACACCCGCAAGTCGATCGTCGAGGCCTCCGCCGCGGCCAAGAAAACCTGCCAAGATGCCGGCATCCAGTTCAACCCCGTCGACTACGCGCCGTTCAGGCAAAAGGTCGAGCCCGTGTTCGCTCAGTTCCGCACGTCGATGGGCGAGCAGCTCATCGACAAACTGCTGAAAGCCGCCGAGGGATGA